Proteins from one Bombyx mori chromosome 25, ASM3026992v2 genomic window:
- the LOC101744012 gene encoding L-threonine ammonia-lyase, with protein MSRRHEDFDEFCDPENPRPIKYDEVKDALERLSPFITKTPCMPSHHQREFTMKLYYKIESMQITGSFKERGSLNVLQLLPLDKKKIGVVIASIGNDAIGICHYGAKLGIPVIVVVPVTIPICKLQNCYSLGAKVILEGSNLTESQRFARSLAKDKGLTYINARDHPHILMGYGTLALEILEQIPLVEAVIVPVGSGGLIAAVAAVIKHIKPNCLVYGVQSENIPAFFKSLEMDKPIQVPMQDNMADAISVPNVGVNAFHTAKTLVDKMLLVNQDWIARSILHLIEKERFVIEGAGACPLAAILGNLVPELKTKYVVAILSGGNIDYTSLIRSLQRGLSVIGRLVRFSVGVKDDPKAYSQLLSLIANGGYNVVHQFQDRIWVEGSDYTIEIKLVCETRNLEHALELKRIIERAYPYSSEFETEPFNDKRMCPCYGRVAT; from the exons ATGTCTCGCCGGCAC GAAGATTTTGATGAATTCTGTGACCCGGAGAATCCTAGACCAATCAAATATGATGAAGTAAAAGATGCATTGGAACGTTTAAGTCCGTTTATTACAAAAACCCCATGTATG CCATCTCATCACCAACGTGAATTTACTATGAAATTATATTACAAGATTGAGTCAATGCAGATAACGGGAAG ttttaaagAGAGGGGTTCACTAAACGTTTTGCAACTGTTACCATTAGATAAAAAGAAGATCGGCGTCGTGATAGCTTCAATAGGCAATGACGCCATTGGTATATGTCACTACGGCGCCAAGCTCGGCATTCCAGTGATTGTCGTGGTGCCTGTGACAATTCCCATATGTAAACTGCAAAACTGTTACAGTCTCGGCGCAAAAGTTATCCTAGAAGGAAGCAACTTGACGGAATCTCAAAGATTTGCGAGATCGTTGGCGAAAGATAAAGGACTTACGTATATTAACGC ACGCGACCATCCTCACATCCTTATGGGTTACGGTACATTAGCACTGGAAATTTTGGAACAAATTCCGCTTGTTGAAGCAGTTATTGTTCCAGTCGGCAGCGGTGGTCTGATCGCGGCAGTTGCCGCCGTTATCAAACATATTAAACCAAATTGCCTAGTTTAT GGAGTGCAATCAGAAAACATACCGGCTTTCTTTAAATCTTTGGAAATGGACAAGCCGATACAAGTGCCAATGCAAGATAATATGGCAGATGCAATATCTGTGCCAAATGTCGGTGTCAATGCATTCCATACTGCAAAAACTCTGGTAGACAAAATG CTATTGGTAAACCAGGACTGGATAGCTCGATCAATTCTGCATTTAATTGAGAAAGAAAGATTTGTAATAGAAGGAGCAGGAGCTTGTCCGCTCGCTGCGATTCTTGGGAATCTCGTTCCTGAGCTCAAAACAAAGTA tGTGGTCGCCATTCTCAGCGGGGGCAATATTGATTACACTTCTCTGATACGGTCCTTACAAAGAGGACTATCTGTAATTGGAAGGCTAGTCAGATTTAGC GTTGGCGTTAAAGATGATCCAAAAGCTTACAGTCAATTGCTATCGCTAATAGCCAACGGAGGGTATAACGTGGTTCATCAGTTCCAAGATCGAATTTGGGTGGAAGGCAGCGACTATACCATCGAG ATCAAATTAGTTTGTGAAACTAGAAATCTAGAACATGCCTTAGAACTGAAAAGGATAATAGAGAGGGCGTATCCTTACTCCTCCGAGTTCGAGACTGAACCTTTTAATGACAAAAGAATGTGCCCGTGCTACGGTCGAGTCGCTACGTAA
- the LOC119630553 gene encoding uncharacterized protein LOC119630553, translating into MTYAHTYKAHSTFRYKLRPEVNLEAVAEALPDKCTGADLLQVVSTARSAAVRALVAKLHNGTLKESELSPDSIVIGVSELWEGVVSFRPSVTDDELSHYEAMESQM; encoded by the exons ATGACTTATGCACATACGTACAAGGCTCACTCTACTTTCAGGTACAAACTAAGACCTGAAGTAAATTTGGAAGCCGTCGCAGAGGCACTACCCGACAAGTGCACCGGCGCTGACTTACTGCAGGTTGTCTCTACTGCACGGTCAGCGGCCGTGAGAGCACTCGTTGCTAAGCTACACAATG gAACGTTAAAGGAAAGCGAACTGAGTCCCGACTCCATCGTTATAGGGGTAAGTGAACTATGGGAGGGCGTTGTATCATTCCGGCCCTCGGTCACAGACGATGAACTGTCGCATTACGAAGCGATGGAGTCACAAATGTAA
- the RpS25 gene encoding ribosomal protein S25 yields MPPKKDAKASAKQPQKTQKKKEGSGGGKAKKKKWSKGKVRDKLNNQVLFDKPTYEKLYKEVPQYKLITPAVVSERLKVRGSLARRALIELREKGLIKQVVQHHGQVIYTRATKGDDPVA; encoded by the exons ATG CCGCCCAAGAAGGACGCGAAGGCTTCGGCCAAACAGCCTCAAAAAACACAGAAGAAGAAGGAAGGATCCGGTGGCGGCAAAGCCAAGAAGAAG AAGTGGTCCAAAGGAAAAGTTCGTGACAAGTTGAACAACCAGGTGTTGTTTGATAAACCCACATATGAGAAACTGTACAAGGAAGTCCCACAGTACAAGCTAATCACACCTGCTGTCGTATCTGAAAGGTTAAAGGTCCGAGGTTCCCTGGCGAGAAGAGCACTCATCGAACTTAGGGAAAAAG GTCTCATCAAACAGGTAGTCCAACACCATGGGCAGGTGATCTACACGCGTGCGACCAAGGGCGATGATCCAGTCGCATAA